One window of Pseudomonas sp. ML2-2023-3 genomic DNA carries:
- the zigA gene encoding zinc metallochaperone GTPase ZigA, translating to MPKRLPVTVLSGFLGAGKSTLLNYILRNRDNLRVAVIVNDMSEINIDGGAVQRDVTLNRAEEKLVEMSNGCICCTLREDLLEEVSALAKDGRFDYLLIESTGISEPLPVAETFTFRDDAGQSLADSARLDTMVTVVDGLNFLQDYQAAESLDSRGEILDESDERSITDLLIEQVEFADVILISKIDLISSADRQELMAILQRLNTHAEIIPMVMGEVPLNKILDTGRFDFERAAQAPGWLQELRGEHVPETEEYGIASSAYRARRPFHPERFFNFIERPWTNGKLLRSKGFFWLASKYQEAGSWSQAGGLMRYGFAGRWWRFVPSDQWPQDPETRAEILQKWQPDTADCRQELVFIGQHIDFSLLAHELDACLLSDAEMELGEASWKRLNDPFGDWYEEVAA from the coding sequence ATGCCTAAACGTCTGCCGGTGACAGTGCTGTCCGGATTTCTCGGAGCGGGAAAAAGCACTCTGCTCAATTACATTTTGCGTAACCGCGACAACTTGCGTGTAGCGGTGATCGTTAACGACATGAGCGAAATAAATATTGATGGCGGTGCAGTTCAGCGTGACGTGACCTTGAATCGTGCTGAAGAAAAACTGGTCGAAATGAGCAATGGCTGCATCTGCTGCACCCTGCGTGAAGATTTGCTGGAGGAGGTCAGTGCATTGGCGAAGGACGGTCGATTTGATTATTTATTAATCGAATCAACGGGTATTTCAGAACCTCTTCCCGTGGCAGAAACCTTCACTTTTCGCGATGACGCAGGGCAGAGCCTGGCAGATAGTGCCCGTCTGGATACTATGGTCACGGTGGTGGATGGCCTTAATTTCTTGCAGGATTATCAAGCGGCAGAGAGCCTGGATTCGCGAGGAGAAATCCTTGATGAATCCGACGAACGGTCAATAACCGATTTGTTGATTGAGCAAGTCGAGTTCGCGGACGTCATCTTGATCAGCAAAATTGACCTCATCAGCAGTGCCGACCGACAAGAATTAATGGCCATTTTGCAGCGTCTGAATACACATGCAGAAATAATCCCCATGGTCATGGGGGAAGTCCCGCTAAATAAAATTCTCGATACCGGGCGTTTTGATTTTGAGCGTGCGGCCCAAGCACCTGGCTGGTTGCAAGAGCTGCGCGGTGAGCATGTACCTGAAACCGAAGAATACGGCATCGCCTCCAGCGCCTATCGCGCTCGCCGTCCGTTTCATCCCGAACGTTTTTTTAATTTCATCGAGCGTCCCTGGACCAACGGCAAATTGCTGCGTTCCAAAGGCTTTTTCTGGCTGGCCAGTAAATATCAGGAGGCGGGCAGTTGGTCCCAGGCAGGCGGCTTGATGCGCTATGGGTTTGCCGGGCGCTGGTGGCGTTTTGTGCCGAGCGACCAATGGCCACAAGATCCGGAAACCAGGGCGGAAATTCTTCAAAAATGGCAGCCAGACACCGCAGATTGCCGTCAGGAATTGGTGTTTATAGGTCAGCACATCGACTTTTCACTTCTCGCCCATGAGCTTGATGCCTGTTTGCTCAGCGATGCCGAAATGGAATTGGGTGAAGCAAGCTGGAAACGACTGAACGATCCCTTTGGTGATTGGTATGAAGAGGTAGCCGCATGA
- a CDS encoding GTP-binding protein, which yields MLQNIPTHVIAGPLGAGKTSLIQHLMTHKPAHERWAVLVNEFGQIGLDAALMSQGNDAIAIAEVAGGCVCCVNGAPFQIGLSRLLRKARPDRLLIEPSGLGHPAQILKQLSEAPWRGVLALQPCVVVLDAQALAQGKPLPEAQQEALKSAGLVVMNKSNSVPNEQREQIAYSLPKCPIVWVEYGRIPLNTLPAADMNISHAVDNSLICKEFNQIGSVFSDPCTPIVMTQLQPQAWSVGWRWHASRQFDLGLLRQWLESLNWRRAKVVIHGPEGWFSSNSVDNSVAAWVPSEWRTDSRLELIFDQPQDLDVLRSGLENCLHEDVF from the coding sequence ATGCTGCAAAACATACCCACCCACGTGATTGCCGGGCCACTTGGCGCCGGCAAAACCAGTCTGATTCAGCACCTGATGACGCACAAGCCCGCCCATGAGCGCTGGGCAGTATTGGTGAATGAATTCGGTCAAATAGGTCTGGATGCGGCTCTGATGAGTCAGGGGAACGATGCAATTGCGATTGCCGAAGTGGCTGGCGGTTGTGTGTGCTGCGTCAATGGCGCTCCTTTCCAGATTGGTTTGAGCCGTCTTTTACGCAAGGCCCGCCCCGACCGATTATTGATTGAGCCCTCAGGCTTGGGCCATCCCGCACAGATTTTAAAGCAGCTGAGTGAGGCACCCTGGCGTGGTGTTCTGGCCCTGCAGCCGTGCGTCGTGGTGCTTGATGCGCAAGCCTTGGCCCAGGGCAAACCCTTGCCTGAAGCCCAGCAAGAAGCCTTGAAAAGTGCCGGTTTAGTGGTCATGAATAAATCTAATAGTGTCCCGAATGAGCAACGTGAGCAGATTGCATACAGCCTGCCAAAGTGCCCGATTGTATGGGTCGAATATGGCCGGATCCCTTTAAATACGCTGCCTGCAGCCGACATGAATATCTCTCATGCTGTGGATAACTCGTTGATTTGTAAGGAATTTAATCAAATAGGCAGCGTGTTTTCAGACCCATGTACACCTATTGTGATGACTCAGCTTCAGCCTCAGGCCTGGAGTGTGGGTTGGCGTTGGCATGCCTCAAGGCAATTTGACTTGGGGTTGCTGCGCCAGTGGCTGGAAAGCCTCAATTGGCGCCGTGCGAAGGTGGTTATTCATGGCCCGGAAGGCTGGTTTTCAAGTAATTCTGTGGATAACTCAGTCGCAGCGTGGGTGCCGAGTGAGTGGCGTACGGATTCACGCCTCGAATTAATCTTTGATCAGCCGCAAGACCTGGATGTGCTTCGCTCGGGGCTGGAAAACTGCCTGCACGAGGACGTTTTTTAG
- a CDS encoding DUF1826 domain-containing protein encodes MKNAFTFIAQPLIDQVRGQTPEIMTRILDEDVNLAIWQRQLPVHIVDFGALLLALDEPLADAIVIDMPNEKAQPNLAGLAARFNDLEGYAGFIADVSWLVSAYACLLGAKRVGLRLRALDKAMCPRFHVDHVPVRLITTYAGVGSQWLEEGVMERSQLGQPQAEPTRGSLIQQVNAGEVALLKGEKWQGNEGAGLIHRSPALEPGERRLILTLDWLA; translated from the coding sequence ATGAAGAATGCATTTACCTTTATCGCTCAGCCGTTGATCGATCAGGTTCGTGGGCAAACGCCTGAAATCATGACGCGGATTCTGGATGAAGACGTCAACTTGGCTATCTGGCAGCGTCAGTTACCTGTGCATATCGTCGATTTCGGGGCTTTATTACTCGCGTTAGACGAGCCATTGGCTGACGCCATCGTGATAGATATGCCCAACGAAAAGGCTCAGCCCAATTTGGCTGGCTTGGCCGCCAGGTTTAATGATCTGGAGGGCTATGCAGGCTTCATTGCCGACGTTTCCTGGCTGGTGAGCGCCTATGCGTGCCTGTTGGGCGCAAAACGCGTTGGGCTGCGTCTCAGGGCGCTGGATAAGGCCATGTGCCCACGGTTTCATGTGGACCACGTACCTGTGCGACTCATTACCACTTATGCGGGAGTGGGTAGCCAATGGCTGGAAGAAGGGGTGATGGAGCGTTCTCAGTTGGGCCAGCCGCAGGCCGAGCCAACCCGTGGCTCGTTGATTCAGCAGGTGAATGCCGGTGAGGTGGCCTTGCTCAAGGGAGAAAAGTGGCAAGGCAATGAGGGGGCGGGCTTGATCCATCGTTCTCCGGCTCTGGAGCCGGGCGAGCGTCGATTGATTTTGACCCTCGATTGGCTGGCCTGA